One window of the Oceanicaulis sp. genome contains the following:
- the tenA gene encoding thiaminase II, with amino-acid sequence MASFTDEAWARIAPIRQAIYDMDFNVRLADGTLDSGVFAGYVVQDSLYLAQYAKALAICGAKAPDGDALMTFCGSATGAIEVERILHETYFKQFGIDPEAAAKAEPSPTCLAYTSYLLGVAATGSFAELAAAILPCFWIYQDVGTRIHKQAANDNPYRAWIDTYADADFEAATRAVIDITDRAAEAAGQAERARMHEAFLRCSQYEYMFWDAAWRREDWAVKPAC; translated from the coding sequence ATGGCGAGCTTCACCGACGAGGCCTGGGCGCGCATCGCCCCGATCCGGCAGGCGATCTACGACATGGATTTCAACGTCCGGCTTGCGGACGGCACGCTCGATTCCGGCGTGTTCGCAGGATATGTCGTCCAGGACAGCCTCTATCTCGCCCAGTACGCCAAAGCGCTGGCGATCTGCGGGGCGAAGGCGCCCGACGGCGACGCGCTGATGACGTTCTGCGGATCTGCGACCGGCGCGATCGAGGTCGAGCGCATCCTGCACGAGACCTATTTCAAACAGTTCGGCATCGACCCCGAGGCGGCCGCCAAAGCCGAGCCCTCGCCGACCTGTCTCGCCTATACGAGCTATCTTCTGGGCGTCGCCGCGACGGGAAGCTTCGCCGAGCTCGCTGCGGCGATCCTGCCGTGTTTCTGGATCTATCAGGACGTCGGCACGCGCATCCACAAACAGGCCGCCAACGACAATCCCTACCGCGCCTGGATCGACACCTACGCCGACGCTGATTTCGAAGCGGCCACAAGGGCCGTGATCGACATCACCGACCGGGCGGCCGAAGCGGCCGGGCAGGCCGAGCGGGCGCGCATGCACGAAGCCTTCCTGCGCTGCTCGCAATACGAATACATGTTCTGGGACGCGGCCTGGCGGCGCGAGGACTGGGCGGTGAAACCGGCATGCTGA
- a CDS encoding S41 family peptidase: protein MIRIAAGAFAALVTVSAASAQTAPETWLRQPAVSPDGSEILFTAWGDVWRVSARGGVASPVTVDDAWDGHPVWSRDGSKVAFASDRFGDLDVFVMNADGSGLARLTHHSADDRPSDFTPDGLAVLFSSARTDSASSSYFPTGALPELYQVSVQGGRPVMVSTAPMEQARFSPDGTRIAYREEKAYEDELRQRDVSSFARDVWIMDLATGEHEQVTDNAGGDHAPAWDGNDALFLLSEVDGDTFNAWRLDLATGQRERMSDHGPQPARELSASDDGLVVYSQHGDLYTVRRGEDPRRISVRFPAMPLRDAPQPFPVAGRISDFAVSPDGKEIAFIARGEVFVTSADFSTTVRITDTPEQERSVDFHPEGRAIVNAGNRDGAWSLYETRLTDQNEPRFSAATRLEERLIYTAPDGEAFQPLYSPDGEKIAFIENRDAVAVINRNGSNRRVLFGPELNYSYSDGDISFDWSPDSSWVTASYIAGSYFYGDIGIAPADGSAEPRNISISGYGDFAPIWHPSGEAIMWVSDRYGERSHGSWGSEVDVVATFLTQAAWDRFNLTEDERALLEEIEAEENGDEGEEETERTGGLFDFFTWIEAWMEEDLEIEFDRVEDRTVRLTMHSSALADAAWSEDYGKLYYLSRFEGGFDLWVQDLFKDETKKLASLGARSASIELVDDSTAILLVDGSLRKVTLSSGAVEPIQVSGEMTLRADAEREYFFEHVWRQVEDKFYDPGFHGLDWEATRAVYAPKVGAVANNRDFAVLMSEMLGELNASHTGMRYRSGDGDDDNTAALGAIFDMSADGPGLVISEVLAGGPLDREGLNIAPGTRITAISGVTLDETTNPFSLLNRKAGERIRMTVRGPGALDRPRDVIVRTYSRGAENEALYERWIDRRRAIVEEASDGRLGYVHIRSMNDTGYRQIYSELMGRNFHKEAVVIDTRFNGGGWLHDDLLVLLTGEAYFNLRARDRIIPGAPEERWTKPSAVVMNEGNYSNAHMFPWIYKMFEVGPLVGMPVPGTGTAVWWETLMSGDLVFGIPQLPVLDPDNQPVENQTLMPDIMVDNPPEAATEGEDLPLLAAVEVLLEGLEE from the coding sequence ATGATCAGGATCGCCGCCGGCGCTTTCGCCGCGCTCGTCACCGTTTCAGCCGCGAGCGCGCAGACCGCGCCGGAAACCTGGCTCCGCCAGCCTGCGGTCAGTCCGGACGGGTCTGAAATCCTGTTCACCGCCTGGGGCGATGTCTGGCGCGTCTCGGCGCGGGGCGGTGTGGCGAGCCCGGTCACGGTGGACGACGCCTGGGACGGCCATCCGGTCTGGTCGCGCGACGGGTCGAAGGTCGCGTTCGCGTCCGACCGGTTCGGCGATCTGGACGTGTTCGTGATGAACGCGGACGGCTCGGGCCTCGCCCGGCTGACCCACCACTCCGCCGACGACCGGCCGAGCGACTTCACGCCTGACGGCTTGGCGGTGCTGTTCAGCTCGGCGCGGACGGACTCGGCGAGTTCGAGCTATTTCCCGACCGGCGCGCTGCCCGAGCTCTATCAGGTCTCGGTGCAAGGCGGCCGGCCGGTCATGGTCTCGACCGCGCCCATGGAGCAGGCCCGGTTCAGCCCGGACGGCACGCGCATCGCCTATCGCGAGGAGAAGGCCTACGAGGACGAGCTGCGCCAGCGCGACGTCTCCAGCTTCGCCCGCGACGTCTGGATCATGGACCTCGCCACCGGCGAGCATGAACAGGTCACCGACAACGCCGGCGGCGATCACGCCCCGGCCTGGGACGGGAACGACGCGCTGTTCCTGCTGTCCGAGGTGGACGGCGACACCTTCAACGCCTGGCGGCTCGATCTTGCGACCGGCCAGCGCGAGCGGATGTCCGATCACGGCCCCCAGCCGGCCCGAGAGCTGAGCGCCTCTGACGACGGCCTGGTGGTCTACTCCCAGCACGGTGATCTCTACACGGTGCGCCGGGGCGAGGACCCGAGGCGGATCAGCGTGCGCTTCCCGGCCATGCCGCTGCGCGACGCGCCGCAGCCTTTCCCGGTCGCGGGCCGGATCAGCGATTTCGCGGTCAGCCCGGACGGCAAGGAGATCGCCTTCATCGCCCGCGGCGAGGTGTTCGTCACGTCGGCGGACTTCTCCACCACGGTGCGGATCACCGACACGCCTGAGCAGGAACGCTCGGTGGACTTTCACCCCGAAGGCCGGGCGATCGTCAACGCCGGCAATCGCGACGGCGCCTGGTCGCTCTACGAGACCCGGCTGACCGACCAGAACGAGCCGCGCTTCTCCGCCGCCACCCGGCTCGAAGAGCGCTTGATCTACACCGCCCCGGACGGGGAGGCCTTCCAGCCGCTCTACAGCCCGGACGGTGAGAAGATCGCCTTCATCGAGAACCGCGACGCGGTCGCGGTGATCAACCGCAACGGCTCGAACCGCCGCGTGCTGTTCGGCCCGGAGCTGAACTATTCCTACTCCGACGGGGACATCAGCTTCGACTGGTCGCCGGATTCCAGCTGGGTGACCGCGAGCTATATCGCGGGCAGCTATTTCTACGGCGATATCGGGATCGCGCCGGCGGACGGTTCGGCCGAGCCGCGCAACATCTCGATTTCCGGCTATGGCGATTTCGCCCCGATCTGGCATCCCAGCGGGGAGGCGATCATGTGGGTCTCCGACCGCTATGGCGAGCGCTCGCACGGCTCCTGGGGGTCGGAAGTCGACGTGGTCGCGACCTTCCTGACGCAAGCCGCCTGGGACCGGTTCAACCTCACCGAGGACGAACGCGCCCTGCTTGAAGAGATCGAGGCCGAAGAAAACGGAGACGAGGGCGAGGAAGAGACCGAGCGCACCGGCGGGCTGTTCGATTTCTTCACCTGGATCGAAGCCTGGATGGAGGAAGATCTCGAGATCGAGTTCGACCGGGTGGAAGACCGCACGGTGCGCCTGACCATGCACTCCTCCGCGCTGGCCGATGCGGCCTGGAGCGAGGATTACGGCAAGCTCTACTATCTCAGCCGGTTCGAGGGCGGGTTCGACCTGTGGGTCCAGGATCTGTTCAAGGACGAGACCAAGAAGCTCGCGAGCCTGGGCGCGCGCTCGGCCTCGATCGAACTGGTCGACGACTCCACGGCGATCCTTCTGGTGGACGGCTCGCTTCGCAAGGTGACCTTGTCCAGCGGCGCGGTCGAACCGATCCAGGTGTCCGGCGAAATGACCCTGCGCGCGGACGCCGAGCGGGAGTATTTCTTCGAGCATGTCTGGCGGCAGGTCGAAGACAAGTTCTACGACCCCGGCTTCCACGGGCTCGATTGGGAGGCCACGCGCGCGGTCTACGCGCCCAAGGTCGGCGCGGTGGCGAACAATCGCGACTTCGCGGTCCTGATGAGCGAGATGCTGGGCGAGCTGAACGCCAGCCATACCGGCATGCGCTATCGCTCCGGCGACGGGGACGACGACAACACCGCCGCTCTGGGCGCGATCTTCGACATGAGCGCGGACGGGCCGGGGCTGGTGATCTCCGAAGTGCTCGCCGGCGGCCCGCTCGACCGCGAAGGGCTGAACATCGCGCCGGGCACGCGGATCACCGCAATCTCCGGCGTGACGCTGGACGAGACCACCAACCCGTTCAGCCTTCTGAACCGCAAGGCCGGCGAGCGCATCCGCATGACGGTGCGCGGGCCCGGCGCGCTGGATCGCCCGCGCGACGTGATCGTGCGCACCTATTCGCGCGGCGCGGAGAACGAGGCGCTCTATGAGCGCTGGATCGACCGCAGGCGCGCCATCGTCGAGGAAGCGTCGGACGGCCGGCTGGGCTATGTGCATATCCGCTCGATGAACGACACCGGCTACCGGCAGATCTATTCCGAGCTGATGGGCCGGAACTTCCACAAGGAAGCGGTCGTCATCGACACCCGCTTCAACGGCGGGGGCTGGCTGCACGACGATCTTCTGGTGCTGCTGACCGGCGAGGCGTACTTCAATCTGCGCGCCCGCGACCGGATCATTCCCGGCGCGCCGGAGGAACGCTGGACCAAGCCCAGCGCGGTCGTGATGAACGAGGGCAATTACTCCAACGCTCACATGTTCCCGTGGATCTACAAGATGTTCGAGGTCGGCCCGCTGGTCGGCATGCCGGTGCCCGGCACGGGTACGGCGGTGTGGTGGGAAACGCTGATGAGCGGAGATCTGGTCTTCGGCATCCCGCAGCTGCCCGTGCTCGATCCCGACAACCAGCCGGTCGAGAACCAGACCCTGATGCCCGACATCATGGTCGACAACCCGCCTGAAGCGGCGACCGAGGGCGAGGACCTGCCGCTGCTCGCCGCGGTGGAGGTCCTGCTCGAAGGGCTGGAGGAGTAG
- a CDS encoding aconitate hydratase, with protein MAALTLAEKLIEAHLVDGSLERGGPIALQIDQTLTQDATGTLVMLALEAMDLDRVKTEVSAQYVDHNLIQADHKNPDDHAFLKSAAERFGLWYAPPGTGVSHPVHMERFGRPGATLLGSDSHTCAAGSLGMLAIGAGGVDVAAAMAGEPFRTKMPEILGVELTGELPEGVSAKDVILEMLRRHGVRGGVGKIVEYHGDGLKCLSAMDRHVIANMGAELGATTSVFPADAAVRSFLKAQGRGDAFEEWSADEGCAYDETDTIDLSELVPLIAKPVSPGNVVRVSELEGEPIGQAYIGSSANPGYRDFAVAAAMLDGAQAAPGVSLDINPTSRQILMTLLRDDWLGALLEAGARLHQTGCNGCIGMGQAPASGTISLRTTPRNFPGRSGTEEDSVYLCSPETAAASALTGKITDPCSCAPIPKIAEADQPVRIDMMRAPLPEDEAREVELVKGANVGEMPELDALPDALKLCVLIKAGDDVSTDEILPGGAEVLPLRSNIGKIAEFSFIRVDDTYVENARALSEDFDGHAVIAGENYGQGSSREHAALAPRHLGLRCVIAKSFARIHRQNLINFGIVPLIFASEDDYEAARTGAALSIEGLEEAVKTAEEIEVALGDETITCRLDLSDRERERLAAGGAVNQIRAALAA; from the coding sequence ATGGCCGCCCTCACCCTCGCCGAGAAACTGATCGAGGCCCACCTCGTGGACGGATCGCTGGAGCGCGGGGGTCCGATCGCGCTTCAGATCGACCAGACCCTGACCCAGGACGCGACCGGCACCCTTGTCATGCTCGCTCTGGAAGCGATGGATCTCGACCGGGTGAAGACCGAGGTGAGCGCCCAGTATGTCGACCACAATCTCATCCAGGCCGACCACAAGAACCCCGACGATCACGCCTTTCTGAAAAGCGCCGCGGAGCGGTTCGGGCTGTGGTACGCCCCGCCGGGGACGGGGGTCAGCCATCCGGTCCATATGGAGCGCTTCGGCCGGCCCGGCGCGACGCTTCTGGGCTCCGACAGCCATACCTGCGCGGCCGGATCTCTGGGCATGCTGGCGATCGGAGCGGGCGGGGTGGACGTCGCCGCCGCCATGGCCGGCGAACCCTTCCGCACGAAGATGCCCGAAATCCTCGGCGTCGAACTCACCGGCGAGCTGCCCGAGGGCGTCAGCGCCAAGGACGTGATCCTTGAAATGCTGCGCCGTCACGGCGTGCGCGGCGGCGTGGGCAAAATCGTCGAGTATCACGGCGACGGGCTGAAATGTCTCAGCGCCATGGACCGGCACGTCATCGCGAATATGGGCGCAGAGCTCGGCGCGACGACGAGCGTGTTTCCCGCCGACGCCGCGGTGCGCAGCTTCCTCAAGGCGCAAGGCCGCGGCGACGCCTTCGAGGAATGGTCCGCCGACGAGGGCTGCGCTTACGACGAGACCGACACGATCGATCTGTCAGAGCTCGTCCCGCTGATCGCCAAACCCGTCAGCCCGGGCAATGTCGTGAGGGTCAGCGAGCTTGAAGGCGAGCCGATCGGGCAGGCCTATATCGGCTCGAGCGCCAATCCCGGCTATCGCGATTTCGCCGTCGCCGCCGCCATGCTGGACGGCGCGCAGGCTGCGCCGGGGGTGAGTCTCGACATCAACCCCACCAGCCGGCAGATCCTGATGACGCTGCTGCGCGACGACTGGCTGGGCGCGCTTCTGGAGGCCGGGGCGCGGCTCCACCAGACCGGCTGCAACGGCTGCATCGGCATGGGCCAGGCGCCCGCCAGCGGCACGATCTCCCTGAGGACCACGCCGCGCAACTTCCCCGGCCGGTCGGGCACCGAAGAGGACAGCGTCTATCTGTGCAGCCCGGAAACCGCGGCGGCCAGCGCGCTGACCGGAAAGATCACCGATCCGTGCTCATGCGCGCCCATCCCGAAGATCGCCGAGGCCGACCAGCCGGTGCGCATCGACATGATGCGCGCGCCTCTGCCCGAGGACGAGGCGCGCGAGGTCGAGCTGGTCAAGGGCGCGAATGTCGGCGAGATGCCCGAGCTCGACGCCCTGCCCGATGCGCTGAAGCTCTGCGTGCTGATCAAGGCCGGCGACGACGTCTCCACCGACGAGATCCTGCCCGGCGGCGCGGAGGTTCTGCCCCTGCGCTCGAACATAGGGAAGATCGCGGAGTTCTCCTTCATCCGCGTCGACGACACCTATGTCGAGAACGCCCGCGCGCTGAGCGAGGACTTCGACGGCCATGCCGTGATCGCCGGGGAGAATTACGGCCAGGGCAGCTCGCGCGAGCACGCCGCCCTCGCCCCGCGCCATCTGGGCCTCAGGTGCGTGATCGCGAAAAGCTTCGCGCGGATCCACCGCCAGAACCTGATCAATTTCGGGATCGTTCCGCTCATCTTCGCGAGCGAAGACGATTACGAAGCCGCCCGGACCGGCGCGGCGCTCTCGATCGAAGGCCTGGAAGAAGCGGTGAAGACCGCTGAGGAGATCGAGGTCGCCCTTGGCGATGAGACGATCACCTGCCGGCTCGATCTGTCAGACCGCGAACGCGAACGGCTGGCCGCAGGCGGCGCGGTCAATCAGATCCGCGCCGCCCTGGCCGCGTGA